A genomic segment from Prosthecodimorpha staleyi encodes:
- a CDS encoding CHASE2 domain-containing protein: MKVGPRGRAAAAGLAAGIAVLVSWSVWPQAVEDVLSTPAIDALYEHFPAAVAPGIVVVDIDRASFARLGPWPWPRDRLADLVERIAEAAPRTLAIDILLSEPDRRSPAALARALGAATGRDDLARLAEGLPDPDARLAAAIARVPTVFGLVAAAEPGGATAGPPIVIARQAAVGSVWTEPGVEGPLTVLAAGAAGIGVLSLTGDESDGVVRGVPLLAVFGGRAYAGLAAEAARVAEGARSHLVAGSPAQMAIGSRRVPISAQGTMALRPTDRTRQGAATMSAADLFDPDPAPARSRLAGAIVFLGSSAPELGGLRPTPADPLTPSVRIQADAAGQILSGRIPVRAAAAVAWERGAALIATVLAVALALATGPWIGAAAMIAAATAWAVGAATATLQFDRIVDPVTPPAVALIAFAATSLAAFAETRRREGALRRRFEQHLAPDLVRRLVENPDLVRVEGELRPVTALFTDVEGFTSLTERAAPRALVALLDRYFEGMTQTVVAHGGLVDKIVGDAVHALFNVPVDQPDHAARAVDCALALAAFAARFAREPDAAALQFGRTRIGLETGPAIVGDVGGGRKLDFTAHGTVVNSAARLEAANKQFGSTICVGPALVAALPERSWRPLGRITLRGLSAPTLVSEPWPDSAPADLIAGYAAAFARTDDDPAGAAAAFAVLAAAHPDDAVLAGWVARLGGGSTG, from the coding sequence ATGAAGGTCGGGCCGCGGGGCCGCGCCGCGGCGGCCGGGCTGGCGGCGGGCATCGCCGTGCTGGTGTCGTGGTCGGTCTGGCCGCAGGCGGTCGAGGATGTCCTGTCGACACCGGCGATCGATGCGCTCTACGAGCATTTTCCCGCCGCGGTGGCGCCCGGCATCGTGGTCGTCGACATCGACCGGGCGAGTTTCGCCCGCCTCGGCCCCTGGCCGTGGCCGCGCGACCGCCTGGCGGATCTGGTCGAGCGGATCGCCGAGGCGGCGCCGCGGACGCTGGCGATCGACATCCTGTTGTCCGAACCGGACCGCCGATCCCCCGCCGCGCTCGCCCGCGCCCTCGGCGCCGCCACCGGTCGCGACGATCTCGCCCGGCTGGCCGAGGGCCTGCCCGATCCGGACGCCCGGCTGGCCGCGGCGATCGCGCGCGTGCCGACCGTGTTCGGCCTGGTCGCCGCGGCAGAGCCCGGCGGGGCGACGGCCGGACCGCCGATCGTGATCGCCCGCCAGGCGGCGGTCGGGTCGGTCTGGACCGAGCCCGGCGTGGAAGGGCCGCTCACGGTCCTTGCCGCCGGCGCGGCGGGGATCGGCGTCCTGTCCCTGACCGGCGACGAGTCGGACGGGGTGGTGCGCGGCGTGCCGCTGCTCGCGGTCTTCGGGGGGCGCGCCTATGCGGGCCTTGCCGCCGAGGCGGCCCGGGTTGCCGAGGGCGCCCGCTCGCATCTCGTCGCCGGCAGTCCGGCGCAGATGGCGATCGGAAGCCGGCGGGTTCCGATCTCGGCGCAGGGCACGATGGCGCTGCGGCCGACCGATCGGACACGCCAGGGGGCGGCCACGATGTCGGCAGCCGATCTGTTCGATCCCGACCCGGCGCCGGCGCGCAGCCGGCTGGCCGGGGCGATCGTCTTCCTCGGCTCGAGCGCGCCGGAACTCGGCGGCCTCCGGCCGACCCCGGCCGATCCGCTGACGCCCTCGGTCCGCATCCAGGCCGATGCCGCCGGACAGATCCTGTCCGGCCGGATTCCGGTCCGCGCCGCGGCGGCCGTCGCCTGGGAACGCGGTGCCGCCCTGATCGCGACCGTGCTGGCCGTCGCGCTGGCGCTTGCCACCGGCCCCTGGATCGGCGCCGCCGCGATGATCGCCGCCGCTACCGCCTGGGCCGTCGGCGCCGCCACGGCGACGCTGCAATTCGACCGCATCGTCGATCCGGTCACGCCGCCGGCGGTTGCCTTGATCGCCTTTGCGGCCACCTCGCTGGCGGCCTTCGCCGAGACCCGACGCCGGGAGGGCGCGCTGCGGCGCCGCTTCGAGCAGCATCTGGCGCCCGATCTGGTCCGGCGCCTCGTCGAGAACCCCGACCTTGTCCGCGTCGAGGGCGAATTGCGGCCGGTGACGGCGCTGTTCACCGATGTGGAGGGCTTCACCAGCCTGACCGAGCGGGCCGCGCCGCGCGCTCTCGTCGCGCTGCTCGACCGCTATTTCGAGGGCATGACGCAGACCGTCGTCGCCCATGGCGGCCTGGTCGACAAGATCGTCGGCGACGCCGTCCATGCGCTCTTCAACGTGCCAGTCGACCAGCCCGATCACGCCGCCCGGGCGGTCGATTGCGCGCTCGCGCTCGCCGCCTTCGCGGCCCGCTTCGCCCGCGAGCCGGATGCCGCCGCGCTTCAGTTCGGGCGGACGCGGATCGGGCTCGAAACCGGGCCGGCGATCGTCGGCGACGTGGGCGGCGGACGGAAGCTCGATTTCACCGCGCACGGCACGGTGGTCAATTCGGCCGCCCGGTTGGAGGCGGCCAACAAACAGTTCGGCTCGACGATCTGCGTCGGACCGGCCCTGGTCGCCGCATTGCCCGAGCGATCCTGGCGCCCGCTCGGCCGGATCACGCTGCGGGGTCTCTCGGCGCCGACACTGGTCAGCGAGCCCTGGCCGGACAGCGCGCCGGCGGACCTGATCGCCGGCTATGCGGCAGCCTTCGCGCGGACCGACGACGATCCGGCCGGCGCCGCCGCGGCTTTCGCGGTCCTGGCGGCCGCGCATCCCGATGACGCCGTGCTGGCCGGCTGGGTGGCCCGGCTCGGCGGCGGATCAACTGGCTGA
- a CDS encoding bifunctional sugar phosphate isomerase/epimerase/4-hydroxyphenylpyruvate dioxygenase family protein has translation MKTSIATVSISGDFRDKLKAIQSAGFDGIEIFEQDFIATDASPREVGAMVRDHGLEIMLFQPFRDFEGLPEPLRTRAFARAERKFDLMQELGTDLVLVCSSVHPEALGGIDRAAADFHELGERAARRGLRIGFEALCWGRYVDDHRDAWEIVRRADHPQVGLILDSFHSLGRKIPPDTIRRIPGDKIFFIQLADAPAIPMDLLYWSRHFRNMPGEGDLDVTGFMRAVMATGYRGPISLEIFNDQYRAALPRLIAADGRRSLVHLMDRVRRAEPAVVADLPALPPRAHAQAIEFIEFATGGEDAGKLAGLLTALGFEPAGRHVSKAVTLWRQGAINILLNTEQTGFARSAFVTHGTTVSDIAVRVDDAPATLARARALGTDLFEQATAPGELQIPAIRGVGGSVLRFVDPKSDLGRLWEVDFRLDRPGPLHGAGLTRVDHIGQTMIYAEMLSWALFYTAIFEAAKAPMVDVADPDGLVRSQAIETAGGALRVTLNGAESSRTQAGRFISDSFGSAVQHIAFATDDIFATAAALAEHGFPVLDIGPNYYDDLDARFGLDPDLLARLKAGGIMYDRDRGGEFFQLYGRAFGEGLFFEIVERRGDYTGYGAPNAPFRTAAQRRTARPSGMPVR, from the coding sequence ATGAAGACATCCATCGCCACGGTCTCGATTTCGGGCGACTTCCGGGACAAGCTCAAGGCGATCCAGAGCGCCGGCTTCGACGGCATCGAGATCTTCGAGCAGGATTTCATCGCCACAGACGCCTCCCCGCGCGAGGTCGGTGCCATGGTGCGCGACCACGGGCTGGAAATCATGCTGTTCCAGCCGTTCCGCGATTTCGAGGGCCTGCCCGAGCCCCTGCGCACGCGCGCCTTCGCCCGCGCCGAGCGCAAGTTCGACCTGATGCAGGAGCTCGGCACCGACCTGGTGCTGGTCTGCTCCTCGGTCCACCCGGAAGCGCTCGGCGGCATCGACCGGGCCGCGGCCGACTTCCACGAACTCGGCGAGCGCGCCGCCCGGCGCGGGCTGCGCATCGGCTTCGAGGCGCTGTGCTGGGGCCGCTATGTCGACGACCATCGCGACGCCTGGGAGATCGTCCGCCGCGCCGACCATCCGCAGGTCGGCCTGATTCTCGACAGCTTCCATTCGCTCGGCCGCAAGATCCCGCCCGACACCATCCGGCGCATTCCCGGCGACAAGATCTTCTTCATCCAGCTGGCCGACGCGCCGGCCATCCCGATGGACCTGCTCTACTGGTCGCGCCACTTCCGCAACATGCCGGGCGAGGGCGATCTCGACGTGACCGGCTTCATGCGCGCCGTGATGGCGACCGGCTATCGCGGCCCGATCAGCCTGGAGATCTTCAACGACCAGTACCGCGCCGCCCTGCCGCGCCTGATCGCCGCCGACGGGCGGCGCTCGCTCGTCCATCTGATGGACCGGGTGCGCCGGGCCGAGCCGGCCGTGGTCGCCGATCTGCCGGCCCTGCCGCCGCGCGCCCATGCGCAGGCGATCGAGTTCATCGAATTCGCCACCGGCGGCGAGGATGCCGGCAAGCTGGCGGGGCTCCTGACCGCCCTCGGCTTCGAGCCGGCCGGCCGGCACGTCTCCAAGGCGGTGACGCTCTGGCGCCAGGGTGCGATCAACATCCTGCTCAACACCGAGCAGACCGGCTTCGCCCGCAGCGCCTTCGTGACCCATGGCACCACGGTCAGCGACATCGCGGTCCGGGTCGACGACGCCCCGGCGACCCTCGCCCGCGCCCGCGCGCTCGGCACCGACCTGTTCGAGCAGGCGACCGCGCCCGGCGAATTGCAGATCCCGGCGATCCGCGGCGTCGGCGGCAGCGTGTTGCGCTTCGTCGATCCGAAGTCCGATCTCGGACGGCTCTGGGAGGTGGATTTCCGCCTCGACCGGCCCGGCCCGCTCCACGGCGCCGGCCTGACCCGCGTCGACCATATCGGCCAGACCATGATCTATGCCGAGATGCTCAGCTGGGCCCTGTTCTACACCGCGATCTTCGAGGCCGCGAAGGCACCGATGGTCGATGTCGCCGACCCGGACGGCCTCGTCCGCAGCCAGGCGATCGAGACCGCCGGCGGCGCACTGAGGGTAACGCTGAACGGGGCGGAATCGAGCCGCACCCAGGCCGGCCGCTTCATCTCCGACAGCTTCGGCTCGGCCGTGCAGCACATCGCCTTCGCCACCGACGACATCTTCGCCACCGCCGCGGCGCTGGCCGAGCACGGCTTCCCGGTGCTCGACATCGGCCCGAACTATTACGACGATCTCGACGCCCGCTTCGGCCTCGACCCGGACCTGCTGGCGCGGCTGAAGGCCGGCGGCATCATGTATGACCGCGACCGCGGCGGGGAATTCTTCCAGCTCTACGGACGCGCCTTCGGCGAGGGCCTGTTCTTCGAGATCGTCGAGCGGCGCGGCGACTATACCGGCTACGGTGCCCCCAACGCCCCCTTCCGCACCGCCGCCCAGCGCCGCACCGCGCGGCCGTCCGGCATGCCGGTGCGCTGA
- a CDS encoding Crp/Fnr family transcriptional regulator, translating into MSAADASPLIAALSAQPLFAGASADDLAAAARLFRRHRYGRDELVFARGDPGDYLILIEAGRIRLSVMAADGRELSLRIAGPGSIVGEIAVLDGGSRSADATALDAVSAQILSRGDFERLFETRPGFARGVVRMLCGRLRDTTDQLESIALYRIEARLARLFLGLLRQTHDLDTARSAPLRLDINQTHLAEIVGASRPKVNRALIALEEAGAIRRSGGEILCRIEALTGIAEAEDGGL; encoded by the coding sequence ATGTCCGCTGCCGATGCTTCGCCACTGATCGCCGCCCTGTCGGCGCAGCCGCTCTTCGCAGGCGCTTCGGCCGACGATCTCGCCGCGGCCGCCCGGCTGTTCCGGCGCCACCGCTACGGCCGCGACGAACTCGTCTTCGCGCGCGGCGATCCGGGCGACTACCTGATCCTGATCGAGGCCGGCCGCATCCGGCTGTCGGTCATGGCCGCCGACGGCCGCGAACTGTCGTTGCGCATCGCCGGCCCGGGCTCGATCGTGGGCGAGATCGCCGTGCTCGACGGCGGTTCGCGCAGCGCCGACGCGACCGCCCTTGACGCGGTCTCGGCACAGATCCTGTCGCGTGGCGATTTCGAGCGCCTGTTCGAGACCCGCCCCGGCTTCGCCCGCGGCGTCGTGCGCATGCTGTGCGGCCGGTTGCGCGACACCACGGACCAGCTCGAATCGATCGCCCTCTACCGGATCGAGGCGCGGCTCGCACGGCTGTTCCTCGGGCTCCTGCGCCAGACCCACGATCTCGACACCGCCCGCTCGGCGCCCCTGCGGCTGGACATCAACCAGACCCATCTCGCCGAGATCGTCGGGGCGAGCCGGCCGAAGGTCAACCGCGCCCTGATCGCGCTGGAGGAGGCCGGCGCGATCCGCCGCAGCGGCGGCGAGATCCTGTGCCGGATCGAGGCGCTCACCGGCATCGCAGAGGCGGAGGACGGGGGCCTGTGA
- a CDS encoding ATP-binding protein: protein MTGSRSVRAFTPFLVLGAIACAFLVTVVLIFGALDDREDQVRQSAREDALWAIYQFDRETAKFAAALDGVVSSGRIDQAALESLTLRYDILFSRIEFLNNGNFALEFRKLDRLNAEFERAWAAVQSARTLFDRIEAGYVPTVYELRPFLIVFTDLRRSTEDLLTFANARVNEMRADFRDGTSRLYRSLGFAILCLTLAMVGIVALLVRQIRAALRSRAEIAALVASLEEAATAAEAGNRAKSAFLATIGHEIRTPLNGVLGMAAALAETRLDKDQTACLAAIDDCGRTLVEMIDSMLDFAKFEAGEFPVSPIDFELAPLIRSSVSVVEARARQRHNAITVSLAAEVPERLHADPSRIRQVLVNVLGNAVKFTENGTIRLSVGPVGRDRLRFAVEDTGIGIPPEAHHRIFKEFSQVDSSISRKFGGTGLGLSICKRIVERLGGEIGFESEPGRGSTFWFALPLQAALTPSAAAPAAIVDDAPAAAAGLRILVVEDNRVNQDVIRRFLMRLGHTVALADDGRSGVAAAEAERFDLILMDMHMPGMDGLAATTAIRAGTGINGRTPIVAVTANASDQDRLACTRAGMNGFLSKPVGLEQLRAMLSEFAPQPALPGGPAREPEADAAAASDAAASDAARAGAHADATRPAASDPAALLACQDPDRRQELIEAIGEDSVGELVESFADDLGGLVAALEAAVAAADLVEIDHVLHTIAGAAANVGFTALAEHARMMRGDPAAATSAPFAVALGLLADGRRRAA from the coding sequence TTGACCGGCAGTCGCAGCGTCAGGGCATTCACACCGTTTCTGGTCCTCGGCGCGATCGCCTGCGCGTTCCTGGTCACGGTCGTGCTGATCTTCGGAGCGCTGGACGACCGCGAGGATCAGGTTCGGCAGAGCGCGCGCGAGGACGCGCTCTGGGCGATCTACCAGTTCGATCGCGAAACGGCGAAATTCGCCGCCGCGCTGGACGGCGTGGTCTCGTCGGGCCGGATCGACCAGGCGGCGCTGGAATCCCTCACCCTGCGCTACGACATCCTGTTCAGCCGGATCGAATTCCTCAACAACGGCAACTTCGCGCTCGAATTCCGCAAGCTCGACCGGCTGAACGCCGAGTTCGAACGCGCCTGGGCGGCGGTGCAATCGGCCCGTACCCTGTTCGACCGGATCGAGGCCGGCTATGTCCCGACCGTCTACGAACTGCGCCCGTTCCTGATCGTCTTCACGGATCTGCGCCGCTCGACCGAGGATCTGCTCACCTTCGCCAATGCGCGCGTCAACGAGATGCGCGCGGATTTCCGTGACGGCACCAGCCGCCTCTATCGATCGCTCGGCTTCGCCATCCTGTGCCTGACCCTGGCCATGGTCGGCATCGTCGCGCTTCTGGTCCGCCAGATCCGCGCCGCCCTGCGGTCGCGCGCCGAGATCGCCGCCCTGGTCGCCTCGCTGGAGGAGGCGGCGACGGCGGCGGAGGCCGGCAACAGGGCCAAGTCCGCCTTCCTGGCCACGATCGGCCACGAAATCCGGACCCCGCTCAACGGGGTGCTCGGCATGGCGGCGGCGCTGGCCGAGACCCGGCTCGACAAGGACCAGACCGCCTGCCTGGCGGCGATCGACGATTGCGGCCGGACGCTGGTCGAGATGATCGATTCGATGCTCGATTTCGCCAAGTTCGAGGCCGGCGAGTTCCCGGTCAGCCCGATCGATTTCGAGCTGGCGCCGCTGATCCGCTCGTCCGTTTCGGTGGTCGAGGCGCGGGCGCGCCAGCGGCACAACGCGATCACCGTCTCGCTCGCCGCCGAGGTCCCCGAGCGCCTGCACGCGGATCCGAGCCGCATCCGGCAGGTGCTCGTCAACGTGCTCGGCAACGCGGTCAAGTTCACCGAGAACGGGACCATCCGCCTGTCGGTCGGGCCCGTCGGGCGGGATCGGCTGCGCTTCGCCGTCGAGGATACCGGCATCGGCATTCCGCCCGAGGCGCATCATCGCATCTTCAAGGAATTCAGCCAGGTCGACAGCTCGATCAGCCGCAAGTTCGGCGGCACCGGTCTCGGCCTGTCGATCTGCAAGCGGATCGTCGAACGGCTCGGCGGCGAGATCGGCTTCGAAAGCGAGCCGGGCCGCGGGTCGACCTTCTGGTTCGCACTGCCCTTGCAGGCGGCGCTGACCCCCTCGGCGGCCGCGCCGGCCGCGATCGTCGACGATGCGCCGGCGGCCGCGGCAGGCCTGCGCATCCTGGTGGTCGAGGACAACCGGGTCAATCAGGACGTGATCCGGCGCTTCCTGATGCGGCTCGGCCACACGGTGGCGCTCGCCGACGACGGGCGGAGCGGTGTCGCCGCCGCGGAGGCAGAACGCTTCGATCTGATCCTGATGGACATGCACATGCCCGGCATGGACGGCCTCGCGGCGACGACCGCGATCCGCGCCGGGACCGGCATCAATGGCCGGACCCCGATCGTGGCGGTGACCGCCAACGCCTCCGACCAGGACCGGCTGGCCTGCACGCGCGCCGGGATGAACGGCTTCCTGTCGAAGCCGGTCGGGCTCGAACAGTTGCGCGCGATGCTGTCCGAATTCGCTCCGCAGCCGGCCCTGCCGGGCGGCCCGGCGCGCGAGCCGGAGGCGGATGCAGCCGCAGCCTCCGATGCCGCAGCCTCCGATGCCGCGCGCGCCGGTGCCCATGCGGACGCCACCCGGCCGGCGGCGTCCGACCCGGCCGCCCTGCTCGCCTGCCAGGACCCGGATCGGCGTCAGGAACTGATCGAGGCGATCGGCGAGGACAGCGTCGGCGAACTGGTCGAAAGCTTCGCCGACGATCTCGGCGGCCTGGTCGCCGCGCTGGAAGCGGCCGTGGCAGCGGCCGATCTCGTCGAGATCGACCATGTCCTCCATACCATCGCGGGCGCCGCCGCCAATGTCGGCTTCACCGCCCTCGCCGAGCATGCGCGCATGATGCGCGGCGATCCCGCCGCGGCGACGTCGGCGCCGTTTGCCGTCGCCCTCGGCCTGCTCGCCGACGGCCGCCGCCGCGCCGCCTGA
- a CDS encoding ABC transporter ATP-binding protein has translation MGRVLEVTELRKQFGGIHAVDGVSFHVEEGEILGIIGPNGCGKSTLFNCILGQLRPSAGEVKLDGQPVTGLYPAALNRLGVSRTFQLLQVFPQLSVRENLILAGQEHQGSMVSRLFGARDAGLTAQANRMIAFFRLDHLADEKAGGLSYGQQKLLDAAMAFMAGPRLVLLDEPAGGVNLTMLASLKERLRAINAELKATFVVIEHNMDFVMSLCTRVLVMAEGRVLATGTPAEVRANPAVVDAYLGH, from the coding sequence ATGGGCAGGGTCCTGGAAGTGACCGAACTGCGCAAGCAGTTCGGCGGCATCCACGCCGTCGACGGCGTGTCGTTCCATGTCGAGGAGGGCGAAATCCTCGGCATCATCGGCCCGAACGGCTGCGGCAAGTCCACGCTGTTCAACTGCATCCTCGGCCAGTTGCGGCCGAGCGCCGGCGAGGTGAAGCTCGACGGACAGCCGGTCACCGGGCTCTATCCGGCGGCCCTCAACCGGCTCGGCGTGTCGCGCACCTTCCAGCTCCTGCAGGTCTTTCCGCAGCTGAGCGTGCGCGAGAACCTGATCCTGGCCGGCCAGGAGCACCAGGGCAGCATGGTCTCGCGCCTGTTCGGCGCCCGCGACGCCGGCCTGACCGCCCAGGCGAACCGCATGATCGCCTTCTTCCGCCTGGACCATCTCGCCGACGAGAAGGCCGGCGGCCTCTCCTACGGCCAGCAGAAGCTGCTCGACGCCGCCATGGCCTTCATGGCCGGCCCGCGCCTAGTGCTGCTCGACGAACCGGCCGGCGGCGTCAACCTGACCATGCTGGCCAGCCTCAAGGAGCGCCTCAGGGCGATCAACGCCGAGCTCAAGGCGACCTTCGTGGTCATCGAGCACAATATGGATTTCGTCATGAGCCTGTGCACGCGGGTGCTGGTGATGGCCGAGGGCCGGGTGCTCGCGACCGGCACGCCGGCCGAGGTGCGCGCCAATCCGGCCGTCGTCGACGCCTATCTGGGACATTGA
- a CDS encoding ABC transporter ATP-binding protein, protein MTAMTPPADTILTLEAVVAGYGKTTILNGTTFSVPRGSITTVIGPNGAGKSTVFKTIFGLLPAREGRIAFDGRDVTNWTPRRLLEAGICYVPQGRNIFPELSVFHNIEFGTIAAGRGVTDMPARIEAALDRFPVLRRKRDQQASTLSGGEQKQLEIVRGLLLDPKLVLIDEPSIGLSPKMVEETFGILLELRVKGVSVLMIEQNARSALQMSDYGLVLELGQTRMFDTAAQILNDPRVGQLFLGGSLETAA, encoded by the coding sequence ATGACCGCCATGACCCCGCCCGCCGACACGATCCTGACGCTCGAGGCCGTCGTCGCCGGCTACGGCAAGACGACCATCCTGAACGGCACCACGTTCTCGGTCCCGCGCGGCTCGATCACGACCGTGATCGGCCCCAACGGTGCCGGCAAGTCGACCGTGTTCAAGACGATCTTCGGTCTCCTGCCGGCGCGCGAGGGCCGCATCGCCTTCGACGGCCGCGACGTGACCAACTGGACGCCGCGCAGGCTCCTGGAGGCGGGCATCTGCTACGTCCCGCAGGGCCGCAACATCTTCCCGGAGCTGTCGGTGTTCCACAATATCGAGTTCGGCACCATCGCGGCCGGCCGCGGCGTCACCGACATGCCGGCGCGCATCGAGGCCGCGCTCGACCGCTTCCCGGTGCTGCGCCGCAAGCGCGACCAGCAGGCCTCGACGCTCTCGGGCGGCGAGCAGAAGCAGCTGGAGATCGTGCGCGGCCTGCTGCTCGATCCCAAGCTGGTGCTGATCGACGAACCCTCCATCGGCCTGTCGCCGAAGATGGTCGAGGAGACCTTCGGCATCCTCCTGGAACTGCGCGTCAAGGGCGTCTCCGTCCTGATGATCGAGCAGAACGCCCGCTCGGCGCTGCAGATGTCCGACTACGGCCTGGTACTCGAACTCGGCCAGACCCGGATGTTCGATACAGCCGCACAAATCCTCAACGATCCGCGCGTCGGGCAGCTGTTCCTCGGCGGCAGCCTGGAAACGGCCGCCTGA
- a CDS encoding molybdopterin-dependent oxidoreductase: protein MGVKSMIRFLTAGLLTAGLLAFGLSGPVSALDKPQGKVVLTVTGKITETNGSAGAEFDLAMLDALPGRTARMKTPWTEGETTFSGPLCRAILAAAGANGTAPIVVRALNDYAADVPLEDCKNLDMILATKINGEPIPVRAKGPLFVIYPFDKDPSLYNEKYFARSVWQVKSIEIR, encoded by the coding sequence ATGGGCGTGAAATCCATGATCCGCTTCCTGACTGCCGGTCTCCTGACTGCCGGTCTCCTGGCATTCGGGCTCTCCGGTCCGGTCTCGGCGCTGGACAAGCCGCAGGGCAAGGTGGTCCTGACGGTCACCGGCAAGATCACCGAAACCAACGGCAGTGCCGGCGCCGAATTCGATCTCGCCATGCTGGACGCCCTGCCGGGTCGCACGGCCCGAATGAAGACGCCCTGGACGGAGGGAGAAACCACCTTCTCGGGACCGCTGTGCCGTGCGATCCTGGCGGCCGCCGGAGCGAACGGGACGGCACCGATCGTCGTCAGGGCTCTGAACGACTACGCGGCCGATGTCCCGCTCGAGGATTGCAAGAACCTCGACATGATCCTGGCCACGAAGATCAACGGCGAACCGATTCCGGTGCGCGCCAAGGGACCGCTCTTCGTGATCTATCCGTTCGACAAGGATCCGAGCCTCTACAACGAGAAGTATTTCGCCCGTTCGGTCTGGCAGGTTAAGTCCATCGAAATCCGCTAA
- a CDS encoding HD domain-containing phosphohydrolase — translation MLAKRTFGDAKVASLPVRPAPPERAGDGADPALAGRDKLRVAVVDDNQTNCILLSHMIRRLDAFQIETFNSPFDAAEAFRNNRIDIGIIDHQMPGMTGTELIRHIRAMDCCADLPLVMVTTFDQDDVRLEALQAGATDFLSKPVNAVEFRARFANIVTIRRAQIALQERADRLALEVEAATRDLCELEAEVIFRLSRAAEQRDGNTGQHTLRVAAYAREIARRLGCPNAFCQDVFLAAPMHDIGKIAIPDAILQKRGPLTEAERLVIESHTTIGSSILDGSSRPVIALAAEIAAAHHERWDGTGYPHGLAGTDIPLGARIVAVADVFDALTTPRSYKAAWAPYDALEFLVRGSGQQFDPACVDALVAGFATILAILADHVDPCPPEAGTAFDPAI, via the coding sequence ATGTTGGCGAAACGCACGTTTGGCGACGCGAAGGTTGCGAGCCTGCCGGTCCGTCCCGCGCCCCCGGAGCGGGCCGGCGACGGCGCCGATCCGGCCCTGGCCGGCAGGGACAAGCTGCGCGTCGCCGTCGTCGACGACAACCAGACCAACTGCATCCTGCTCAGTCACATGATCCGGCGTCTGGACGCCTTCCAGATCGAGACCTTCAACAGCCCGTTCGATGCCGCAGAGGCGTTCCGGAACAACAGGATCGACATCGGCATCATCGACCATCAGATGCCCGGCATGACCGGCACGGAGCTGATCCGGCACATCCGCGCCATGGACTGCTGCGCCGACCTTCCGCTGGTCATGGTGACGACCTTCGATCAGGACGACGTGCGGCTGGAGGCGCTGCAGGCCGGCGCGACCGACTTCCTGTCCAAGCCGGTCAATGCGGTCGAGTTCCGCGCCCGCTTCGCCAATATCGTCACCATCCGGCGCGCCCAGATCGCCCTGCAGGAACGCGCGGACCGCCTCGCCCTCGAGGTCGAGGCGGCGACGCGGGACCTGTGCGAGCTCGAGGCCGAAGTGATCTTCCGGCTGTCGCGCGCCGCCGAGCAGCGCGACGGCAATACCGGCCAGCATACGCTGCGTGTCGCCGCCTATGCGCGCGAGATCGCGCGCCGGCTCGGCTGCCCCAACGCCTTCTGCCAGGATGTGTTCCTGGCGGCGCCGATGCACGATATCGGCAAGATCGCGATCCCCGACGCCATCCTGCAGAAGCGCGGCCCGCTGACCGAGGCCGAGCGGCTGGTCATCGAGAGCCATACCACCATCGGAAGCTCCATCCTGGACGGCAGCTCCCGTCCGGTCATCGCGCTTGCCGCGGAGATCGCCGCCGCCCATCACGAGCGCTGGGATGGCACCGGCTATCCGCATGGGCTCGCCGGCACCGACATTCCGCTCGGTGCGCGGATCGTCGCCGTCGCCGACGTGTTCGATGCGCTGACCACGCCGCGATCCTACAAGGCCGCCTGGGCGCCATACGATGCCCTCGAATTTCTGGTGCGCGGCAGCGGGCAGCAGTTCGATCCCGCCTGTGTCGACGCCTTGGTGGCCGGTTTCGCCACCATTCTGGCCATTCTCGCCGATCACGTGGATCCATGCCCGCCGGAAGCTGGCACTGCGTTCGATCCTGCCATCTGA